The following proteins come from a genomic window of Methanosarcina sp. MTP4:
- a CDS encoding peptidylprolyl isomerase, with protein sequence MKTGRGVLILGCILIVACVLLGSGCTDTGNDGQAGETAKAGDTVHVDYVGKLEDGTVFDTSIEEVAVEAGIYIEGREYSPLTFEAGAGQMITGFDEGVIGMKVGEEKTLTIPPEDAYGEYDEANIQAVPLEDLGLPEPPVEGQKLMTMYGTRVTVLSVNETHATIDFNHELAGKTLIFDITLVSIESS encoded by the coding sequence ATGAAAACCGGGAGGGGGGTACTTATCCTCGGGTGCATCCTGATCGTGGCCTGCGTGCTCCTGGGAAGCGGCTGCACGGACACAGGAAACGACGGGCAGGCTGGAGAAACCGCCAAAGCCGGAGACACGGTCCATGTGGATTACGTGGGAAAACTCGAAGATGGCACGGTCTTTGACACTTCCATAGAAGAAGTCGCCGTCGAAGCCGGGATATACATCGAAGGAAGGGAATACAGCCCCCTGACTTTCGAGGCAGGCGCAGGCCAGATGATCACAGGCTTCGATGAAGGTGTGATAGGGATGAAAGTAGGGGAAGAAAAAACCCTGACAATCCCGCCGGAAGACGCATACGGGGAATACGATGAAGCTAATATCCAGGCAGTTCCCCTGGAAGACCTGGGCCTCCCGGAACCTCCCGTAGAGGGGCAAAAGCTCATGACAATGTACGGAACAAGGGTTACCGTACTCTCGGTCAATGAGACCCACGCCACCATTGACTTCAACCACGAACTTGCCGGAAAGACCCTTATTTTCGACATTACACTTGTTTCAATCGAATCTAGCTGA